The genome window AGCCGAAAGATAGAGGCCTGCGTAATTTTATAAAAAATCAGAAAAACAAGGGGCTGTTGCACTTTAAGTCCATTATACAAGATATTGAAAAGATTTATCTGTACCAAAGCAATATCTTGATATCAATCTTAATTATGCAACAGTCCCTTTTCCGTGTCAAAGTTTGGCAGTCAAGTATCGGCCGGCCTAAGCAGTAACGGCTGTGGGAGTGTCAGGGCATTCCCCGCCGGAAAATTTGCCTCCGGAAAACTTTTGCTTGCAAGTCAAAAAGGATAGTGTTAAAATAGAAATAATTATGATTATATGAAGTTTGAAAGCGAAAAGTAAGATAGAGAAAAGAAAGGGAAGGCATGAAACTACTGGAAAAAATATTTGGAACCCACAGCAGCCGGGAGCTGAAAAGAATAGAGCCGATTGTTGAAGAAATTGAAGGGCTGCAGGCGGAATACCGGCAAAAATCCGATGAGGAACTGTTAGCCAAGACAGCAGAGTTTAAAGAAAGACTAAGCAAGGGGGAAACCCTGGATGATATTTTGCCGGAGGCTTTTGCCACGGTCAGAGAAGCGGCGACGCGTACCTTGCAGATGACACCTTACCGGGTTCAGTTGATCGGCGGTATTGTTTTGCACCAAGGCCGGATTGCGGAAATGAAGACCGGTGAAGGTAAGACTTTGGTTGCGCCGCTGGCGGCGTACTTAAATGCGCTTGAAGGCAAAGGCGTACATGTCGTGACGGTCAATGACTATCTGGCTGCCCGTGACGCTGAATGGATGGGAGCTATTTATCGCTTTTTGGGTTTGAGCGTCGGCGTGATTTTAAATGATATGGATAATGACAAGCGTCGGGAAGCCTATAACTGCGATATTACTTATGGCACGAACAATGAGTTCGGTTTTGACTATCTGCGGGATAATATGGTGGTGTATAAGGAAAATCGGGTGCAGCGGGATTTGCATTATGCCATCATTGACGAGGTTGACTCGGTGCTGATTGACGAAGCCAGAACGCCGCTGATTATTTCCGGCAGTTCCAGCAAGTCAACGCATTTGTATGATCAGGCCGATATGATTGCCCGCCGTTTGAAAAAAGGCCGGGTCATCGGTGAGGTCAGTAAATTAGCAGCCGTACTGAATGAAGAAGTAACCGAAGAAGGCGATTTTGTGGTTGATGAAAAATCAAAGCAGGTCAGTCTGACGGCCGAGGGTGTTGCCAAGGTGGAAAGCTTTTTCCAGATTGAAAATCTGTCCGATCCCAATAATATGGAGATTCAGCATCATATCAATTTGGCCTTAAAAGCCAATAACCTGATGCATTTGGATAAGGACTATGTAATCAAAGATGATGAGATTATCATTGTGGACGAGTTTACCGGCCGTCTGATGCCGGGACGGCGGTACAGCAACGGCCTGCATCAGGCAATTGAAGCCAAGGAAAAGGTTAAGGTAAAAAGAGAGTCAAAAACGTTGGCGACGATTACGTTTCAGAATTATTTTAACCGTTATGTCAAAAAGGCCGGTATGACCGGTACGGCGCAGACGGAGGAAGAAGAGTTCCGGGAGATTTACGGCATGGATGTTATTGTCATTCCGCCGAATCGGCCGGTAATTCGGGTGGATCAGGACGATCAGGTTTACCGTAGCCATGAGGAAAAGATCAACGCCATTGTGGAAGCGGTTAAGGAAAGCCATGCCAAAGGTCAGCCGGTGCTGGTCGGCACGATTACAATTGACGCCTCGGAGGAATTAAGCAATCGCCTGCGCAAGGAAGGAATTCAGCATAATGTCTTAAATGCCAAGTTCCATGAAAAGGAAGCCGAAATCGTGGCGGATGCCGGTCAGTTCGGAGCGGTCACGATTGCGACCAATATGGCGGGCCGCGGTACCGATATTAAGCTGGGTGATAAGGTAGTCGAGGCCGGTGGGCTGCGGATTATCGGTACGGAGCGGCATGAGTCGCGGCGGATTGATAATCAGCTGCGGGGCCGGGCCGGACGGCAGGGTGATCCCGGCGAGTCGATTTTTTACATTTCGATGGATGATGAGTTGATGCGCCTGTTTGGCAGCGAGCGGATGAAGGGCACGATTGAACGGCTGCGGCTGCCGGAAGGCGAGCCGATTGCGGCCGGAATTTTAAGCAATACGATTGAAGGTGCCCAGAAGAAGGTGGAAGCCAATAACTTTAGTATCCGTAAGCATTTGCTGGAATACGACCAGGTTATGAACGACCAGCGTGAGATTATTTATGAGGAACGGCTGAAAGTGCTGGGCAATCAAAATCTGCGCCATGTTATTTTGCAGATGATGGATGAAGTCATTACCCGCATGGTTAATAAATACTCTGCTGGTGTCGATGAAATAGATGAATGGGATTTAGCGGGATTAAACGACGCGCTGCGGGAAATTATTCCTTTCCGGACGCTGACCCTGCCGGATACCGAGAAAGAGGACATTACCAGAGAAAAGTTTATTGAATTTTTAAAAGAAGAAGCGCATAAGCTCTATGAGAAGAAAGAGCAGGAGTTTGACGATATTGAAGAGTTCCGGGAAGCGGAAAGAATTCTGCTGCTGAAGGTGATTGACCAGAAGTGGATGGATCATATCGATAACATGGATCAAATGCGGCAGGGCATTGGTTTGCGCTCTTTTGGACAAAAGGATCCGCTGGTTGAGTACAAGTTTATCGGTTTTGAAATGTTTGACGAAACGATTGAAAGTATTCAGGAAGACACCGTGAAGGTGCTGTACCGGGTTGTGCCGAGGGAAAAACTGGAAAGAGAACAGGTTGCTAAAAATATTACCACCAACCGCGGCGGAGAAGAAGTCAGGAGAAGACCGGTTCGCCGGACAGCCGAAAAAATCGGTCGGAATGACCCGTGTCCTTGCGGCAGCGGCAAGAAATACAAGCAGTGCCACGGCCGGGAGGCGTAAAGCAACAGAAAGCGATAACATAATATAACATAACTCAAATAAAACAAATTGACTCTGAAGAAGGAAGTGATTTTGTGCTGGAACTGGAACAGTTAAACGACAGTTTAAAGACCTATACCGACAAGCTTAAAGAATTGGGTGTTTCCCTTTGACCTCGCCGGGATTAGGGAAAGAACAAAAGAATTAGAAGAAAAAATGCTGGCGGACGGCTTTTGGGATGACCCGGAAGCGGCCCAGAAAGTAAATCAGGAGTTAAAGTCGCTGAAAGCCAAAGCTGCCCGGATGGATAAGCTGACCGGTGATTTTGAAGATATGCAGGTGATGATTGAGCTGGGAATCGAGGAAAACTCCGAAGAAATGGTGCGGGAAGTGACGGAGATGCTGGCGGACTTTGAACGGGAAATAGAAAGCCTGCGGGTGGAAACGTTGCTAAACGGCGAGTTTGACCGGGGATCGGCCATTGTTTCGCTCCATGCCGGTGCCGGCGGAACAGAGTCTTGCGACTGGGCATCGATGCTTTACCGGATGTACTGCCGCTGGGCGGAAAACAAGGATTTTCAGGTTGAGGTACTGGATTATCTGGACGGGGAAGAAGCGGGTATTAAATCGGTTACTTTTCAGATTAACGGGGAAAATGCTTACGGCTATTTACAGGCGGAAAAAGGCGTGCACCGTTTGGTTCGGATTTCACCATTTGATGCTTCGGGGCGGCGCCATACTTCTTTTGCTTCCTGCGACGTCCTGCCGGATGTGGAAGCGGACAGCGATATTGAGATTAAAGAAGAAGAAATTCGGGTGGATACTTATCGAGCCAGCGGAGCCGGCGGTCAGCATATCAATAAGACTGATTCGGCCATTCGAATTACGCATTTGCCGACCGGAATTGTGGTGCAGTGCCAAAATGAGCGCTCTCAGCATAAGAATAAGGAAAGAGCCATTAAAATGCTGAAGGCCAAGCTCTATGAGATTAAAGAACGGGAGCACTTGGAAAGAATTCAGGATATTCGCGGCGAAATGAAGGACATCGGCTGGGGCAGCCAAATTCGCTCGTATGTGATGCATCCTTACAGTTTGGTCAAGGATCACCGTACAAACGAAGAGACAGGTAATGTTGATAAGGTAATGGACGGCTACATAGATCCGTTTATCAATGCTTATCTGATTTGGAAATCACAAAAAAATATAGGGATATAAGACATTTGCTTAAAGGAGGTATAAAATTGGCGTCAACCAAACAAGTAGTATTTCATTTGGATAATGAAGAATATGGCGTAGATATTATGAAGGTCAATGTGATTGAAAAATATCAGGAAATTGTGAAAGTCCCGAACAGCCCGGAGTATGTCGAGGGAATCATCAATTTGCGCGGTGAAATTCTGCCGATTTTTAATCTGCGCAAAAAGTTTGGCTTGAAAGAAAAGCCGGTTGATGAAAATACCAAGATTATCGTAGTTTTTTTGGGGCAGATGAAAGTCGGTTTTATTGTGGATTCGGTTTCGCAGATTATTAATATTGATGATACGCAAACCGAAGCGGCACCACGGATTGTAACCGGTGTCAGCCGCCGCTATATTCAATCGGTCGCTAAGGTTGACGAGCGGATGATTGTGCTGCTGGACGTTGATTTGATGCTGGAAGATGAGGAAAAGCTTTCATTGGGAGCCATTCTTGAAGAAGACAGTAAATAACTCTCAAGATAACAATAACTAAGGATAGTAGGCCGGAAATCCTATATTTTCGGCGGTTGGAGCAAAGAATGTTAATTGTAAAAAAGTTTGGCGGCAGTTCGGTGGCGGATGCCGTAAAGATAAAAAACGTAGCAAATCGAATTATTGAAGACTACAATAAAGGGCATCAGATTGTAGTTGTGTTGTCGGCGCAGGGAGATACGACCGATCTTTTACTGGAAAAAGCGGCGGAGATTACGGAAGTACCATCCAAGCGGGAGTTGGATATGCTCCTGACGACCGGCGAACAGCAGTCGGTCGCTTTGATGGCGATGGCGATTAAAGCAGCGGGGTATCCGGCGATCTCGTTGAATGCGTTTCAAACCGGGATATCGACGACCCGGGTTTACGGCAATGCCCGAATTAAAAATATTGAAGTGGAGCGGCTGCAAAATGAGCTGGAAAGACGCAGTATTATTTTGGTCACGGGCTTTCAGGGAATCAATCGTTACGAGGATTATACGACTCTGGGTCGGGGGGGCTCTGATACGACGGCAGTGGCACTGGCAGCAGCGCTCAATGCCGATTTATGTGAGATTTATACAGATGTGGACGGCGTTTACACGGCTGACCCCAGAGTGGTTCCGGATGCTCGCAAGATTGAGGAGATTACCTACGATGAAATGCTGGAACTGGCCTCGCTGGGCGCCAAGGTGCTGCACAACCGTTCGGTTGAATTGGCGAAAAAGTACAAGGTCAATTTGGTGGTGCGTTCCAGTCTGAATAATCATAGCGGAACTTATGTTAAGGAGGAAACAAAAGTGGAAAGAATGTTGATCAGCGGCGTGGCAAGCGATGCCAATGTTTGCCGGCTGGCGGTATCAAATATTAAGGACGAGCCGGGAAAAGCATATGCAATTTTCTCCCTGCTGGCCAGAAACAATGTCAATGTGGATATTATCCTGCAGTCAATCGGCCGGGCGGATAAGAAAGATATTTCCTTTACGGTTGAAAAGAAGGACAAAGACGAGGCTATCCGACTGTTGCAGGAGCATCAGACGACAATTGGCTTTGAAACGATTGAGGCCGAGGACAATATCGCCAAGGTATCCATCGTCGGCGCCGGGATGGCGGCTAATGCCGGCGTAGCATCCAAGATGTTTGAAGCACTTTATGATGCGGGTGTTAATATCAATATGATTTCCACCAGTGAGATTAAGATTTCGGTGCTGGTTAGTGCCGAGGACGAAGAGAAAGCCGTGACGGCGATTCACAATGCCTTTTTCCGCAAGGAGAAATAAGTAATTGCTAGTTTTAAACTTAACAAGACCTATTCCTTTAAAGATAAGGGATAGGTTTTTTTTGTTAGAAAAGATGAGAGAAATATAATAAAGTATTACCAATAACGTTAACAAAAGATAATCAAAAATATATAAAAATAGCAGAATAAAAAAGCAAAAATGTAGAAAAGTTGGAAAATACTTGACGAAAGATAATAAAAAATATATTATCTTACATAAGAGATAAATTAGAAATGCAAAAAAATACAAAAATGATTTAGAAAAGGAAGGAGGAAATTTATACTAAAACAAAATAATTTGTTATGTTTTTGTTTACGAAAAGTTGTTTACAAATATTCAAAGAACTGTAAGCAATGAAAGAAATTATGATTCAAGATTTAAGGAGAAATTGATGAAAAAGCACTTAAACTGGAAGAAAAAGACGAATAAGATAGTATCCTTACTATTAGCGGTGCTGCTTTTGGCAGGAACTTTTGCCAATAATGCTTATGCGGTCAAGGTCAGAGAAAATGAAGAATATAAAGCCGGCTTGACTTTAAGGCCAATCTCGGAGATGTTTTATTTGGATAGAATCTTAGAGTGGACAGCTTGGAAAAACCCGGACGATAATTTAAATCGAGCTAGTGTGCCGCTCAGAGAGAGATTTACCGGTCATGTGGTCAATCCTCTGGCCAGCGCCGAAGCCAAGGTGCAGTCGGTGCCACTGATGAACTCCAAAAATGATGAAGACAACTCGGTCAACGGTGATGAGTTTGACTGTTTTGCTTTTGATTTTTGGCAATATGTTGATCAAATGGTCTTTTGGGATGGCCCGATTCCGACGGCCGATGTAATTGACGCCGGTCATAGAAATGGGGTTCCGGTTTATGGCACTTTGTTTTTTAACTGGTCAAGTTCAGCGTCTGATCGGGAAATTTTGAAAAAGTTTTTAACGAAGCAAATCGTTGATGGAAAAACAATTTTTCCGGTAGCGGATA of Lachnospiraceae bacterium oral taxon 500 contains these proteins:
- a CDS encoding preprotein translocase subunit SecA; this translates as MKLLEKIFGTHSSRELKRIEPIVEEIEGLQAEYRQKSDEELLAKTAEFKERLSKGETLDDILPEAFATVREAATRTLQMTPYRVQLIGGIVLHQGRIAEMKTGEGKTLVAPLAAYLNALEGKGVHVVTVNDYLAARDAEWMGAIYRFLGLSVGVILNDMDNDKRREAYNCDITYGTNNEFGFDYLRDNMVVYKENRVQRDLHYAIIDEVDSVLIDEARTPLIISGSSSKSTHLYDQADMIARRLKKGRVIGEVSKLAAVLNEEVTEEGDFVVDEKSKQVSLTAEGVAKVESFFQIENLSDPNNMEIQHHINLALKANNLMHLDKDYVIKDDEIIIVDEFTGRLMPGRRYSNGLHQAIEAKEKVKVKRESKTLATITFQNYFNRYVKKAGMTGTAQTEEEEFREIYGMDVIVIPPNRPVIRVDQDDQVYRSHEEKINAIVEAVKESHAKGQPVLVGTITIDASEELSNRLRKEGIQHNVLNAKFHEKEAEIVADAGQFGAVTIATNMAGRGTDIKLGDKVVEAGGLRIIGTERHESRRIDNQLRGRAGRQGDPGESIFYISMDDELMRLFGSERMKGTIERLRLPEGEPIAAGILSNTIEGAQKKVEANNFSIRKHLLEYDQVMNDQREIIYEERLKVLGNQNLRHVILQMMDEVITRMVNKYSAGVDEIDEWDLAGLNDALREIIPFRTLTLPDTEKEDITREKFIEFLKEEAHKLYEKKEQEFDDIEEFREAERILLLKVIDQKWMDHIDNMDQMRQGIGLRSFGQKDPLVEYKFIGFEMFDETIESIQEDTVKVLYRVVPREKLEREQVAKNITTNRGGEEVRRRPVRRTAEKIGRNDPCPCGSGKKYKQCHGREA
- a CDS encoding peptide chain release factor 2 (programmed frameshift), coding for MLELEQLNDSLKTYTDKLKELGVSLDLAGIRERTKELEEKMLADGFWDDPEAAQKVNQELKSLKAKAARMDKLTGDFEDMQVMIELGIEENSEEMVREVTEMLADFEREIESLRVETLLNGEFDRGSAIVSLHAGAGGTESCDWASMLYRMYCRWAENKDFQVEVLDYLDGEEAGIKSVTFQINGENAYGYLQAEKGVHRLVRISPFDASGRRHTSFASCDVLPDVEADSDIEIKEEEIRVDTYRASGAGGQHINKTDSAIRITHLPTGIVVQCQNERSQHKNKERAIKMLKAKLYEIKEREHLERIQDIRGEMKDIGWGSQIRSYVMHPYSLVKDHRTNEETGNVDKVMDGYIDPFINAYLIWKSQKNIGI
- a CDS encoding chemotaxis protein CheW; this encodes MASTKQVVFHLDNEEYGVDIMKVNVIEKYQEIVKVPNSPEYVEGIINLRGEILPIFNLRKKFGLKEKPVDENTKIIVVFLGQMKVGFIVDSVSQIINIDDTQTEAAPRIVTGVSRRYIQSVAKVDERMIVLLDVDLMLEDEEKLSLGAILEEDSK
- a CDS encoding aspartate kinase, whose translation is MLIVKKFGGSSVADAVKIKNVANRIIEDYNKGHQIVVVLSAQGDTTDLLLEKAAEITEVPSKRELDMLLTTGEQQSVALMAMAIKAAGYPAISLNAFQTGISTTRVYGNARIKNIEVERLQNELERRSIILVTGFQGINRYEDYTTLGRGGSDTTAVALAAALNADLCEIYTDVDGVYTADPRVVPDARKIEEITYDEMLELASLGAKVLHNRSVELAKKYKVNLVVRSSLNNHSGTYVKEETKVERMLISGVASDANVCRLAVSNIKDEPGKAYAIFSLLARNNVNVDIILQSIGRADKKDISFTVEKKDKDEAIRLLQEHQTTIGFETIEAEDNIAKVSIVGAGMAANAGVASKMFEALYDAGVNINMISTSEIKISVLVSAEDEEKAVTAIHNAFFRKEK